A portion of the Parambassis ranga chromosome 22, fParRan2.1, whole genome shotgun sequence genome contains these proteins:
- the pdss2 gene encoding all trans-polyprenyl-diphosphate synthase PDSS2 — MLTATLSRMPCLALSSRGQRTLSLFSSSGSSNWSKVVSDAEKIVGYPTSFMSLRCLLSDELSNVAMHVRKLVGTQHPLLNTARGFVYDSKNSLQMRGLIVLLLSKAAGPSHAASDLLAEDMVSGIYPSQRNLAEITELIHTAFLVHRGIVNLKEWTVSDGPLKDMQFGNKMAVLSGDFLLANACTGLAQLNDTKVVELISSAIGDLVQGIYHENFNNTEEIGLTDGINMASWEEQTFLSHGSLLAKSCQAAMKLARHDKESQRVAYKYGKHLSLGHKLNSDLQPFVKGGMGEPAAFSLSTAPVVFHRQIVGQERWHQQLQQATTLRNQLDYSKLLAAVKSGKGVSTAVDLCCYHGNKALEAIQAFPSSEARSALENIASAVTKF, encoded by the exons ATGTTAACAGCAACATTGTCGCGAATGCCCTGCCTGGCTCTGTCCAGCCGGGGACAGAGGACGCTCAGCCTGTTCTCCAGCTCTGGATCCTCAAACTGGAGCAAAGTTGTCTCCGATGCAGAGAAAATTGTTGGATATCCAACCTCCTTTATGAGTCTCCGCTGCCTGCTCAGTGATGAACTCAGTAATGTTGCCATGCACGTCAGGAAGCTGGTCGGGACTCAGCACCCTTTACTCAACACTGCAAG AGGATTTGTCTATGACAGTAAGAACAGCCTTCAGATGAGAGGACTAATCGTCCTGCTCCTGTCAAAAGCTGCCGGGCCGAGCCACGCAGCCTCTGATCTCCTGGCTGAGGACATGGTCAGCGGTATCTACCCCAG CCAAAGAAACCTGGCAGAAATCACAGAGCTGATCCACACAGCGTTCCTGGTGCATCGTGGGATAGTCAACCTGAAAGAGTGGACGGTTTCTGACGGCCCACTGAAGGACATGCAGTTTGGGAATAAGATGGCCGTCCTGAGTGGCGACTTTCTGCTAGCGAACGCTTGCACTGGACTGGCTCAGCTCAACGACACTAAG GTTGTGGAACTGATCTCCAGTGCCATTGGTGACTTGGTTCAAGGAATCTATCATGAAAATTTCAACAATACAGAA GAAATCGGTCTCACCGATGGCATCAACATGGCATCATGGGAGGAGCAGACGTTTCTGTCTCACGGGTCACTGCTCGCAAAGAGCTGTCAGGCTGCAATGAAGCTCGCCAGACATGATAAGGAGTCCCAAAGAGTGGCCTACAAGTACGGCAAGCACCTGTCACTGGGCCAcaag CTGAACTCTGACCTGCAGCCATTTGTGAAGGGCGGTATGGGAGAGCCGGCGGCTTTCAGCTTGAGCACCGCCCCGGTGGTTTTCCATCGCCAGATTGTCGGCCAGGAGAGGtggcatcagcagctgcagcag gcaaCAACTTTAAGAAACCAACTGGATTACTCAAAG CTTTTGGCAGCAGTTAAGTCAGGGAAAGGCGTGAGCACAGCGGTGGACTtgtgctgttaccatggcaacaaggcTCTGGAGGCCATCCAGGCTTTCCCCTCCTCCGAGGCTCGATCCGCCTTGGAGAATATCGCCTCCGCCGTCACCAAATTTTGA